One part of the Phragmites australis chromosome 3, lpPhrAust1.1, whole genome shotgun sequence genome encodes these proteins:
- the LOC133912631 gene encoding uncharacterized protein LOC133912631, producing the protein MDSSVGGSGGAAGGGDGRAQAEQCLEVAEKLLSARDLVGCKRFAERALESNPLLAGADELLAVADVLLASQNTLLSGHADPLAVLQLPPGGSPDQAAVSRAYRRLALLLGPSNQHPGAEMALRLVHDAYALLSDPSRRPPPSAAGTPSQPAAAAADRPEFWTACPFCCYVHQYQRELVGRALKCPNVACRRGFVAAEIPTPPTIVPGTEMYHCAWGFFPLGFPNAADLDSNWKPFYKVFPWNTAPSGEGAGGGSHGKRGGSNSARQPQGVSARGGSSRGRVKKTTARKKVGVGLKRRSFGGGVESGIDSSMLGQEGWAGGEEDGDGQAEEVRGININEAAQTTDGTSRVNVSGSGGVVDMGNFHIDVDATEDILGNLHSIPFLRVDNLGRML; encoded by the coding sequence ATGGACTCCTCCGTcggcgggagcggcggcgccgccggtgGCGGCGACGGGCGCGCGCAGGCGGAGCAGTGCCTGGAGGTCGCGGAGAAGCTCCTCTCCGCGCGAGACCTCGTCGGCTGCAAGCGGTTCGCGGAGCGCGCGCTGGAGTCCAACCCgctcctcgccggcgccgacgaGCTCCTCGCTGTCGCCGACGTCCTCCTCGCCTCCCAGAACACCCTCCTCTCCGGCCACGCCGACCCGCTCGCCGTCCTCCAGCTGCCCCCGGGGGGCAGCCCCGACCAGGCCGCCGTCTCCCGCGCCTACCGCCGCCTCGCGCTCCTCCTCGGCCCCAGCAACCAGCACCCCGGCGCCGAGATGGCCCTCCGCCTCGTCCACGACGCCTACGCCCTCCTCTCCGATCCATCCCGCCGGCCCCCGCCGTCCGCCGCTGGTACCCCCTCccagcccgccgccgccgccgccgaccgccCGGAGTTCTGGACGGCGTGCCCGTTCTGCTGCTACGTGCACCAGTACCAGCGCGAGCTGGTTGGTCGCGCCCTCAAGTGCCCCAACGTGGCTTGCCGCCGCGGGTTCGTGGCCGCTGAGATCCCGACCCCGCCGACCATTGTGCCGGGCACCGAGATGTACCACTGCGCCTGGGGATTCTTCCCCCTCGGCTTCCCCAATGCGGCCGACCTGGATAGTAACTGGAAGCCATTTTACAAGGTGTTCCCGTGGAACACAGCTCCGAGTGGCGAGGGTGCTGGTGGTGGGAGTCATGGGAAGCGTGGTGGGAGCAATAGTGCTCGGCAGCCACAGGGTGTCAGTGCTCGTGGTGGGTCTTCTAGAGGTAGGGTGAAGAAGACGACTGCTCGCAAGAAGGTCGGGGTGGGGCTCAAGAGACGTTCTTTCGGTGGTGGTGTGGAGAGCGGTATTGATTCGTCCATGCTTGGACAGGAAGGGTGGGCTGGGGGTGAGGAGGATGGAGATGGACAGGCCGAGGAGGTGAGGGGGATTAACATAAATGAGGCGGCACAGACCACAGATGGCACCAGCAGGGTGAATGTCAGTGGTTCTGGCGGGGTTGTGGATATGGGAAACTTCCATATTGATGTCGATGCAACAGAGGATATATTAGGGAATTTGCACAGCATTCCGTTCTTGAGGGTCGACAATCTTGGGCGGATGCTTTAG